Proteins from a single region of Chryseobacterium sp. T16E-39:
- a CDS encoding serine hydrolase domain-containing protein, which yields MLKYFIGGAAATVALSYFLGYDYLFSGIAKTYLKGKSSANIDDGKLFPSHIISTESPKLWEEDALYNKIELPKNIVDDLTHSNTASFLVIKNGKLMHEQYWNGYDQLSKTNSFSMAKAVTVMLLGKALEEGKIKSIDGKFSDIFEAFKERELGHLLTLKNLAQMEAGLDWDEDYKNPFRPNAKAYYGRSLIKATFSKRFKTEPGTRFEYQSGSTQLLGFAVREMIGQTLASYLSEKFWIPLGMEQNAEWSVDESGMEKTYCCIHSNSRDFAKLGQLFLDDGKVDGVQVLNSDFIEQMRTPTEKSAKIYGMGLWINHDNPVKHYYFLGLQGQYIIMVPDHNMVIVRTGSYENSPKNDRGRPDQVKFLVNETVNLFK from the coding sequence ATGCTAAAATATTTTATTGGCGGAGCAGCTGCCACAGTAGCACTCTCCTACTTTTTGGGATATGATTATTTATTCAGCGGGATTGCTAAAACTTATTTGAAGGGCAAATCAAGCGCTAATATTGATGATGGCAAACTCTTTCCCAGTCACATCATTTCTACAGAATCTCCAAAGCTTTGGGAAGAAGATGCTTTATACAATAAAATAGAACTACCTAAAAATATCGTTGATGATCTCACCCATTCAAATACAGCCTCTTTTTTGGTGATTAAAAATGGGAAGCTGATGCATGAACAATATTGGAACGGATATGATCAGCTATCTAAAACCAACTCTTTTTCCATGGCTAAAGCTGTCACTGTAATGCTTTTGGGAAAAGCTTTGGAAGAGGGTAAAATAAAATCAATAGATGGAAAATTTTCTGATATTTTTGAGGCATTTAAAGAAAGAGAACTTGGACATCTCCTTACTTTAAAAAATCTGGCACAAATGGAAGCCGGCTTAGACTGGGACGAGGATTATAAAAACCCCTTCCGCCCTAACGCTAAAGCTTATTATGGAAGAAGCTTAATTAAAGCAACTTTTTCGAAAAGATTTAAAACAGAACCGGGAACCAGATTTGAGTATCAAAGTGGCTCAACACAATTACTCGGTTTTGCCGTAAGAGAAATGATTGGGCAGACATTAGCAAGTTACTTATCTGAAAAATTCTGGATTCCCCTCGGCATGGAACAAAATGCAGAATGGAGCGTTGATGAAAGCGGAATGGAAAAAACATACTGTTGCATACACTCCAACTCCAGAGATTTTGCTAAACTGGGGCAACTGTTCTTGGATGATGGTAAAGTGGACGGAGTCCAGGTTCTTAATTCTGATTTTATCGAGCAAATGAGAACCCCCACAGAAAAGTCAGCAAAGATTTATGGAATGGGGCTATGGATTAATCATGACAATCCTGTTAAACATTATTATTTTCTCGGACTTCAAGGTCAGTATATCATTATGGTTCCTGATCATAATATGGTTATTGTAAGAACAGGAAGCTATGAAAACTCCCCTAAAAATGACAGAGGAAGACCTGATCAGGTAAAATTCCTTGTAAATGAAACCGTTAATTTATTCAAATAG